From [Clostridium] symbiosum, a single genomic window includes:
- a CDS encoding amino acid permease encodes MDSLKNEKIGEKKEEKEYRPPQELKRGIKSWQVSFIGLGGVIGSCYFLGLGALIRDMGPAVFFAFIVVGIIVYGMMISYAELLVNLPRKGSFIAYTNEFLGKSASVGIGWAFWFNWVCYVPSEAIAVSVVLNSLVPGIPAMYAIGALTLLTIINLCAIDIFAKVESTLAIIKVSVIILFAVIAFGIWVGLWGSSGFLGARVNFSGSDWTKNLFPNGAGAVLTNMVVVLVTFQGTEIVGLAAAEAQDPEHSVPAACKSVTGRIAALYLLPVFLILCIFPSAQATVVDSVFAQVLTYYHLNFFAGIMSAVVLVAAFSCANTGFYGTVRSLYGLSIEGLAPKKLGSLDKKGNPKNAVLFTLASMWLVLTLGLSAGGAALYEKLLSVSGFTGTLAWIGIIASQLQFRKRLQKNGYNPQECLRACVSPKQQWVSVFALAAQTLCLIMLAFGKGQQTVFVIACLAVIIPVVIYRIVGKRGREEKSEGGEKTFDEMFPPL; translated from the coding sequence ATGGATAGTCTGAAGAATGAAAAGATAGGGGAAAAGAAAGAGGAAAAGGAATATAGGCCGCCGCAGGAATTGAAAAGAGGGATTAAAAGCTGGCAGGTATCTTTTATTGGTCTGGGAGGCGTGATTGGTTCCTGTTACTTTCTGGGACTGGGAGCGTTAATCCGGGATATGGGCCCGGCGGTATTCTTCGCGTTTATTGTCGTAGGGATTATCGTATATGGAATGATGATTTCCTACGCAGAATTGTTGGTAAATCTGCCGCGCAAGGGATCCTTTATCGCGTATACCAATGAATTCCTGGGAAAAAGCGCCTCGGTTGGAATTGGATGGGCCTTCTGGTTTAACTGGGTTTGCTATGTTCCGTCGGAAGCCATTGCCGTCTCTGTGGTTTTAAACTCGCTGGTTCCCGGGATACCGGCGATGTATGCAATTGGGGCATTGACGCTGCTTACCATTATTAACCTGTGTGCCATAGATATTTTTGCGAAAGTGGAATCTACACTTGCCATTATAAAAGTCAGTGTCATTATTCTGTTTGCGGTGATTGCATTTGGTATTTGGGTTGGACTGTGGGGAAGCAGCGGGTTTCTTGGTGCACGGGTGAATTTTTCCGGGAGTGATTGGACGAAAAATCTGTTTCCGAACGGGGCAGGAGCCGTTTTAACGAACATGGTAGTAGTGCTGGTGACGTTCCAGGGAACGGAAATTGTGGGACTTGCCGCAGCCGAAGCGCAGGATCCGGAACACTCGGTGCCGGCTGCCTGCAAAAGCGTTACCGGCAGAATCGCCGCCTTATATCTGCTTCCCGTTTTTCTGATACTCTGCATTTTTCCGAGCGCTCAGGCAACGGTGGTCGATTCGGTATTCGCCCAGGTACTTACTTATTATCATTTGAATTTTTTTGCCGGAATAATGTCTGCAGTCGTTCTGGTTGCCGCCTTTAGTTGTGCCAATACCGGCTTTTACGGAACGGTAAGAAGTCTCTATGGCCTTTCTATAGAAGGACTGGCGCCAAAGAAACTGGGAAGTCTGGATAAAAAGGGGAACCCTAAAAATGCCGTTTTATTTACACTTGCCAGTATGTGGCTTGTACTTACTCTGGGTTTGTCGGCAGGGGGAGCGGCGTTGTATGAGAAACTTCTGAGCGTTTCCGGATTTACGGGAACGCTGGCCTGGATTGGAATTATCGCTTCGCAGCTTCAGTTCAGAAAACGGCTGCAAAAGAACGGTTACAATCCCCAGGAGTGTTTGAGGGCCTGTGTATCACCAAAACAGCAGTGGGTATCGGTATTCGCACTGGCGGCCCAGACACTCTGTCTGATTATGCTGGCATTTGGGAAAGGACAGCAGACAGTTTTTGTGATCGCATGCCTTGCCGTTATAATTCCGGTGGTAATTTACAGGATAGTGGGAAAAAGGGGACGGGAGGAGAAGAGTGAAGGCGGGGAGAAGACGTTTGATGAGATGTTTCCGCCGTTATGA
- a CDS encoding TRAP transporter substrate-binding protein — protein sequence MKKCFIWVMAAVACLGMTACGGAKEKTVSGNETSGNGEGGFAKQSIKVSYAGTSQGIDGIAFEKWAELVAEKTDGAVTLDGYGDCQLSGGDMDRMVELLVQGGAYDLCILSEGVMEGINGEFYALEVPFAFNGYDDVYAHVDSEKGQAWLKEEFSDTGLTYLATLPNGISQLTNAKHEVYEPSDLKDLLIRVYGDSDFRLIKALGADAVPMSFSELYSALQQGTVDGQINGLQTISSANLQEVQKYVTMLNMTWSGYHMVTNSKAWSGYSEELRKVLEETSVEAAGYARTHLAETEEKLRGEFEEAGVVFCDLSEEQLGKFKELALPVAEETISTLSENTIEVWELK from the coding sequence ATGAAAAAATGTTTTATTTGGGTGATGGCTGCAGTGGCATGTCTGGGGATGACAGCCTGCGGAGGAGCGAAAGAAAAAACGGTTTCCGGCAATGAGACATCCGGCAATGGGGAGGGAGGATTTGCAAAACAGTCCATAAAAGTCAGTTATGCAGGTACGAGCCAGGGAATTGACGGGATTGCCTTTGAAAAATGGGCGGAACTGGTTGCCGAAAAAACGGACGGGGCGGTTACGCTGGACGGCTACGGTGACTGCCAGCTTTCGGGCGGCGACATGGACCGCATGGTTGAATTGCTGGTTCAGGGCGGAGCCTATGATCTCTGTATATTAAGTGAGGGCGTTATGGAGGGAATCAACGGTGAATTCTATGCGTTGGAGGTTCCGTTCGCTTTTAACGGTTACGACGATGTATATGCACATGTGGATTCCGAGAAAGGACAGGCGTGGTTAAAGGAAGAATTTTCGGACACCGGCCTGACGTATCTTGCGACCCTGCCCAATGGAATTTCCCAGTTGACAAATGCCAAACACGAGGTTTATGAACCGTCTGATTTAAAGGATCTCCTGATCCGGGTTTACGGCGACAGTGATTTCAGGCTGATAAAAGCGCTGGGAGCCGATGCGGTGCCGATGAGCTTTTCGGAGCTGTATTCCGCCCTGCAGCAGGGCACGGTAGACGGCCAGATTAACGGACTTCAGACGATAAGCTCCGCCAACCTTCAGGAGGTTCAGAAATATGTCACAATGCTCAATATGACCTGGTCCGGTTATCATATGGTGACAAACAGCAAGGCCTGGTCCGGGTACAGTGAGGAACTCCGGAAAGTACTGGAAGAAACTTCGGTCGAAGCGGCCGGATATGCGCGTACCCATCTTGCGGAAACAGAAGAGAAACTTCGCGGTGAATTCGAAGAGGCCGGCGTTGTTTTCTGTGACTTATCGGAAGAACAGCTTGGTAAATTCAAAGAACTGGCTCTCCCGGTGGCAGAGGAGACGATTAGTACATTGAGTGAGAATACGATTGAGGTTTGGGAACTGAAGTGA
- a CDS encoding LicD family protein encodes MGMLKKFKTFFSTRRSMAEVKDYELLHNMSDNELKALQICFLDIMKDIIAICNKHNICYFLAGGTALGAVRHNGFIPWDDDVDLIMPRKDLNRFVQIFDQELGDKYELCSPNAEPHMVSSLITEVYKKNTLKTILMNINTPFPKGVHIDIFPIECVPEQKVERNIKGIISLVAQYWTVSSLLYKYRDLRVKKFFSRTMSGRVNYRIRMILGFLSSFRSYEFWYNHYDMFIRGKDSDLWAVPTDIGHYFGHIMPKEVYFPPVKGIFEGIEVNLPHDVDTYLKNQYGDYMRIPPIEERERHYFVDFCLDLTKRNEEKGNE; translated from the coding sequence ATGGGTATGTTAAAAAAATTCAAAACTTTTTTTTCAACGCGAAGGTCAATGGCAGAGGTAAAAGATTATGAACTGCTTCATAATATGTCAGATAACGAACTGAAAGCTCTTCAAATCTGTTTTTTGGACATTATGAAGGATATTATTGCAATTTGTAATAAACATAATATATGTTATTTCCTCGCAGGTGGAACAGCTTTAGGCGCTGTTCGTCATAATGGTTTTATTCCATGGGATGATGATGTGGATTTAATTATGCCAAGAAAGGATTTAAATCGATTTGTACAAATTTTTGATCAGGAACTGGGAGATAAGTATGAATTGTGTAGCCCTAATGCAGAGCCACATATGGTCAGTAGTCTGATAACAGAGGTGTACAAAAAGAATACGTTAAAGACTATTCTGATGAATATTAATACTCCATTCCCCAAAGGCGTTCATATAGATATTTTTCCAATTGAATGTGTACCAGAACAGAAGGTCGAAAGAAATATTAAAGGAATAATATCGTTGGTAGCACAATATTGGACAGTTTCTTCGCTTCTTTATAAGTATCGAGATCTACGAGTAAAAAAATTTTTTAGTCGGACAATGTCTGGAAGAGTAAATTATCGTATCCGAATGATTCTTGGTTTTTTATCAAGTTTTCGTTCTTATGAATTTTGGTACAACCATTATGATATGTTTATAAGAGGAAAAGATTCAGACTTATGGGCAGTACCAACAGATATAGGCCATTATTTTGGCCATATTATGCCAAAAGAGGTTTACTTTCCGCCAGTTAAAGGTATTTTTGAAGGTATAGAAGTTAATTTACCTCATGACGTAGATACATATTTAAAAAATCAGTATGGTGATTATATGAGAATACCACCAATCGAGGAGAGGGAACGCCATTATTTTGTGGACTTTTGCCTTGATCTTACGAAGCGGAATGAAGAAAAAGGAAATGAGTAA
- a CDS encoding NAD-dependent epimerase/dehydratase family protein produces MKKILITGANSYIGTSFEKWVMDPRFDGKYWVDTVDMRGEEWRKRDFSQYDVVFHVAGIAHQKETMKNIEQYYKVNRDLAIETALKAKTEWVKQFVFLSSMSVYGIKEGGINSQTMEAPKSNYGKSKLEAETEILRMATDDFRIAILRPPMVYGHGCKGNYKRLSHYAKKLPVFPDIHNKRSMIYIENLCMFVQSIIDNGKSGLYCPQDPEYVCTSKMVRDIADMTGHRIIMIPLWDGVSKIFPISIIKKVFGSLYYENFDVCKQFYTYNQSLIRTEKIGRQGESQKNE; encoded by the coding sequence ATGAAAAAAATATTAATAACAGGGGCTAATAGTTATATTGGGACTTCATTTGAAAAATGGGTAATGGATCCACGGTTTGATGGAAAGTATTGGGTGGATACTGTAGACATGAGGGGAGAAGAGTGGAGAAAAAGAGATTTTTCGCAGTATGATGTGGTGTTTCATGTGGCAGGAATTGCCCATCAAAAAGAAACAATGAAAAATATAGAACAGTATTATAAAGTGAACCGTGACTTAGCAATAGAAACAGCTTTGAAAGCAAAAACTGAATGGGTAAAGCAGTTTGTTTTTTTGAGTTCTATGAGCGTGTACGGTATAAAAGAAGGGGGAATTAACTCTCAAACAATGGAGGCTCCAAAGAGCAATTATGGAAAATCAAAATTAGAGGCAGAAACTGAAATTCTTAGAATGGCAACAGATGATTTTAGAATAGCAATTCTTCGTCCGCCCATGGTTTATGGACATGGTTGTAAAGGCAATTATAAGCGGCTTTCACATTATGCAAAAAAGCTACCTGTTTTTCCTGATATTCACAATAAACGGAGCATGATTTACATAGAAAATTTATGTATGTTTGTTCAAAGTATTATTGATAATGGGAAAAGCGGTCTCTACTGTCCACAAGATCCGGAATACGTATGCACCAGTAAAATGGTAAGAGACATTGCAGATATGACAGGGCATAGAATTATTATGATACCGCTTTGGGACGGGGTATCAAAAATATTTCCTATATCGATTATTAAAAAAGTATTTGGGAGCCTTTACTACGAAAATTTTGATGTCTGCAAACAGTTTTATACTTATAATCAATCTTTAATACGAACTGAAAAAATAGGAAGGCAGGGAGAAAGTCAGAAAAATGAATGA
- a CDS encoding transcription termination/antitermination NusG family protein — protein MWYVIQTVTGKEEELMLFIRTLLSREHFENCFMIRAEWLKRLGGEWQLQVRPLFPGYVFIETEEPERIYMELKGVPRFSRLLGSGKDDFIPVKEAEEKFLRAIMDCREDYSNAVVRLAVVKTDIDGNVVSIGGALKCFEREHIKVNLHKRYAMVKTLMLGEERTLIFGIRLEKDKEIKRIR, from the coding sequence ATGTGGTATGTAATTCAGACTGTTACCGGAAAAGAGGAAGAGCTGATGCTCTTTATCCGTACATTATTGAGCCGGGAGCATTTTGAGAATTGCTTTATGATTCGGGCGGAATGGCTGAAACGGCTGGGGGGAGAGTGGCAGTTGCAGGTAAGGCCTTTATTTCCGGGATATGTATTTATAGAGACAGAGGAGCCGGAACGGATTTATATGGAATTGAAGGGTGTACCGAGATTTTCAAGACTGCTGGGGAGCGGCAAAGACGATTTTATTCCGGTTAAAGAGGCGGAAGAGAAGTTTCTGCGGGCAATTATGGATTGCAGAGAGGATTATAGCAATGCTGTCGTACGGTTGGCAGTTGTGAAGACTGACATAGATGGAAATGTGGTTTCCATAGGGGGAGCACTAAAATGCTTTGAAAGAGAGCATATTAAGGTGAATCTCCATAAGAGATATGCAATGGTGAAAACGTTGATGCTGGGAGAAGAAAGAACACTGATATTTGGAATACGCCTTGAAAAGGATAAAGAAATCAAGAGAATAAGATGA
- a CDS encoding TRAP transporter large permease: MIGFIVLCIFLALVLIGAPIGTSMGIAGLVCLILDGTTLTVVPYNYYSSLTSFVLLAIPYFILGGAIMERAGISSRLIRFAKSMVGHIHGGLAIVCVVVCCFFAAICGSGPATVAALGMILVPAMVEVGHPANSSAALMATSGSIGIIIPPSIVFIVYASITGQSTSDLFMAGIIPGLIMGAFLIIACLVTTDKKKLKVLPKASAKERWSAFKDAFWGLLMPVIILGGIYGGIFTATEAAAVSAVYGLFVGVFIYRTLKFKDIIEIFSSACETSGQTMFTIGTAALFAYVLTISGISGAVTNLLETCTNGNTFIFLLIVNVVLIIAGCFIDGNCCQYIFTPIFYPVALSLGYSPVALGVVMCMNCAVGMVTPPVGCNLNVVSSVSGVPFKEVVKGVVPYIIAGFAALLLITYVPGICTWLPNTLKG, encoded by the coding sequence ATGATTGGTTTTATTGTATTGTGTATTTTTCTGGCGCTTGTTTTAATTGGTGCTCCAATTGGAACATCGATGGGAATTGCCGGCCTGGTATGTCTTATTTTGGATGGTACGACATTGACCGTTGTACCCTATAACTACTACTCCTCTTTGACGAGCTTTGTTTTACTGGCTATCCCTTATTTTATTTTAGGCGGCGCCATTATGGAGCGGGCAGGAATTTCATCCAGGTTAATACGCTTTGCAAAGTCGATGGTCGGGCACATCCACGGCGGTCTCGCAATCGTCTGTGTCGTTGTCTGCTGCTTTTTTGCCGCTATCTGCGGCTCCGGACCGGCCACGGTGGCAGCTCTCGGGATGATCCTTGTTCCGGCTATGGTAGAAGTGGGGCATCCTGCGAATTCTTCAGCTGCCCTGATGGCAACATCGGGTTCGATCGGTATTATTATTCCGCCGTCTATTGTATTTATCGTCTATGCGTCGATCACCGGGCAGTCCACCAGCGATCTTTTTATGGCTGGAATTATTCCCGGGCTGATTATGGGAGCGTTTCTAATTATTGCCTGTCTTGTCACTACGGATAAAAAGAAACTGAAGGTACTTCCCAAAGCTTCGGCAAAAGAACGGTGGAGCGCTTTTAAGGATGCGTTTTGGGGTCTTTTAATGCCTGTAATTATTCTGGGCGGCATCTACGGCGGTATTTTTACAGCGACCGAGGCGGCTGCGGTATCGGCTGTTTACGGTTTGTTCGTAGGAGTTTTTATCTATCGGACGCTTAAGTTTAAAGATATAATTGAAATTTTCAGTTCCGCCTGTGAGACCAGCGGACAAACCATGTTTACGATTGGAACGGCGGCTCTTTTTGCCTACGTATTGACGATTTCCGGTATTTCCGGAGCGGTTACGAATCTTCTGGAAACATGCACCAACGGAAATACGTTTATATTCCTGCTGATTGTAAATGTGGTTTTGATTATTGCCGGCTGCTTTATCGATGGGAACTGCTGCCAGTATATTTTTACTCCTATATTTTACCCGGTTGCGCTTAGTCTCGGATATAGTCCGGTTGCGCTGGGCGTGGTAATGTGCATGAACTGCGCGGTTGGAATGGTCACGCCTCCGGTCGGCTGCAACCTGAATGTTGTCAGCAGTGTCAGCGGCGTACCGTTTAAAGAGGTCGTCAAAGGCGTTGTGCCATATATTATAGCAGGATTCGCGGCGCTGCTGCTGATCACCTATGTTCCGGGTATCTGCACATGGCTGCCGAATACGCTGAAGGGATAA
- a CDS encoding TRAP transporter small permease, producing MKKKLHPDDILAVMVFAVMLTITFVNVVSRYVFHFGLSFSEELVTHLAVLLSGLGASQAVRNESHYDIPLLDGLIPKKLSYIFKLFSAALTMVFCLYMAYMGAVMVTQQFALHKLSAAMRIPEWIYGLAIPVGCGFMGYYAVIVLFRALRGSKKPNGTDKGEGGTV from the coding sequence ATGAAAAAGAAACTCCATCCGGATGATATTTTGGCGGTAATGGTATTTGCAGTTATGCTTACTATTACATTTGTAAACGTTGTTTCCAGGTATGTGTTCCATTTTGGCCTCTCCTTTTCCGAGGAGCTGGTTACCCATCTGGCAGTCCTGCTGTCGGGATTAGGGGCGTCACAGGCGGTCCGCAATGAATCCCATTACGATATTCCTTTGCTGGACGGCCTTATCCCCAAAAAACTGTCTTATATATTTAAATTATTTTCCGCTGCACTGACAATGGTATTTTGTCTCTACATGGCATACATGGGAGCGGTCATGGTGACACAGCAGTTTGCACTGCATAAACTGAGTGCCGCAATGCGGATTCCGGAGTGGATTTATGGCCTGGCTATCCCGGTAGGGTGCGGTTTTATGGGATACTATGCCGTAATCGTACTGTTCCGGGCGCTCCGGGGAAGTAAAAAACCGAATGGTACGGATAAAGGGGAAGGGGGAACGGTATGA
- a CDS encoding sugar transferase, translating to MYKKYIKRFLDICLSVLGLIILSPLFLLLMIAIKMDSKGPILFRQKRVGIHKTYFNILKFRTMKVDTPKDTPTHMLADPEQYITRVGRFLRKTSLDELPQIINILKGDMSIVGPRPALWNQFDLIAERDKYGANDVMPGLTGWAQINGRDELEIPVKAKMDGEYVKRLGVRMDCVCLLGTVLSVLKGDGVVEGGTGEIKKRTQQ from the coding sequence ATGTATAAAAAATATATAAAGAGGTTTTTAGACATTTGCTTGTCTGTGCTAGGGTTGATAATTTTATCACCCCTTTTTTTATTGCTTATGATCGCAATTAAGATGGATTCGAAAGGACCAATACTGTTCAGGCAGAAAAGAGTGGGGATTCATAAAACATATTTCAATATTTTGAAATTCCGTACGATGAAGGTCGATACGCCGAAAGATACGCCGACCCATATGTTAGCAGATCCGGAACAGTACATAACTAGAGTGGGGAGATTTTTGAGAAAGACCTCCCTTGATGAACTTCCACAGATTATTAATATTTTAAAAGGTGATATGAGCATTGTAGGGCCGAGGCCGGCTCTATGGAACCAGTTTGATTTGATTGCGGAGCGGGATAAGTATGGTGCTAATGATGTGATGCCGGGGTTGACGGGATGGGCTCAGATTAATGGAAGGGATGAGTTGGAGATTCCGGTGAAGGCAAAGATGGATGGGGAGTATGTGAAGAGGCTGGGGGTCAGAATGGATTGTGTCTGTCTTTTGGGGACGGTGTTATCAGTGCTTAAAGGGGATGGTGTGGTGGAAGGCGGAACTGGAGAAATAAAGAAGCGGACGCAGCAGTAA
- a CDS encoding phosphocholine cytidylyltransferase family protein, protein MKALLLAAGRGTRISRYLNGNPKCTVSIGKTSLIENTIKALQKAGISEIGIATGYRHEVIKSILRDHPIKYFYNPFYDVTNSIASAWFAKEFLIGQEDILIMNADVFVEDAILDIVINENRSPVMLSDESRKEDGDYKFYYENEILMKYGKELTGADITGEYVGIAKIKKEHLTRFLSKMDEMINQQNHSVWWENILYEEVNNYPVYVHNIQGKFWAEVDYIEDYERILNYLGYQLGDFLNVQVD, encoded by the coding sequence ATGAAAGCATTATTGTTGGCAGCGGGAAGAGGAACACGGATCAGTCGCTATTTAAATGGGAACCCTAAATGTACGGTATCAATAGGGAAGACTTCATTGATAGAAAATACAATAAAAGCTTTGCAAAAAGCAGGAATATCAGAAATTGGAATAGCAACAGGTTATCGTCATGAAGTCATTAAAAGCATACTGAGAGACCATCCTATTAAATATTTTTATAATCCGTTTTATGATGTAACAAATAGTATTGCATCGGCATGGTTTGCGAAAGAATTTTTGATTGGACAAGAAGATATCCTAATTATGAATGCCGATGTCTTTGTAGAAGATGCCATTTTAGATATTGTTATTAATGAAAATCGAAGTCCAGTTATGTTGTCTGATGAATCTAGAAAAGAAGACGGAGATTACAAATTTTATTATGAAAATGAAATATTAATGAAATATGGAAAAGAATTAACTGGTGCAGATATCACAGGTGAGTATGTAGGAATTGCAAAAATTAAAAAAGAACATTTAACCAGATTCCTTAGTAAAATGGACGAGATGATAAATCAACAAAATCATTCTGTATGGTGGGAAAATATTTTATATGAGGAAGTAAATAATTATCCTGTATATGTACATAATATTCAAGGGAAATTTTGGGCAGAAGTAGATTATATAGAAGATTATGAAAGGATTTTAAATTATCTTGGTTATCAGTTAGGAGATTTCCTAAATGTCCAGGTAGATTAA
- a CDS encoding LicD family protein produces the protein MNEENIPIKEIQKKLLEILIYFRDFCNENNLSFVLAGGTCLGAVRHKGFIPWDDDIDVFMFREDYEKLPELWKKYADTERYTCVRSNENYNIHHTATEIKDNNTTFINKHSVDLDIHQGIMIDVIPLDGVPKSRKKQFYQMINSMIYCCFNFQRLPEHKSKGIFYLTKLALGIIRTDKMRYILWHNAEKRMAKYLPSTCNYVASLGEGMTIMRQHFKKEWMENIIYMEFEGYRMPVPSGYNEFLTISYGNYMELPPVEERVLRHNILFMDLNTSYKKYRGYKYYLNKNKS, from the coding sequence ATGAATGAGGAAAACATCCCAATAAAAGAAATTCAAAAAAAATTACTGGAGATACTGATTTATTTCAGAGATTTCTGTAATGAAAATAATCTGTCTTTTGTATTAGCAGGGGGCACTTGTTTGGGAGCTGTCAGACATAAAGGATTTATTCCGTGGGATGATGATATAGACGTATTTATGTTTCGTGAAGATTATGAAAAATTACCCGAACTATGGAAAAAATATGCCGATACAGAAAGGTATACCTGTGTTAGATCGAACGAGAATTATAATATACATCATACTGCTACTGAAATAAAAGATAATAATACTACATTTATTAATAAACATAGCGTCGATTTAGATATTCATCAAGGAATTATGATCGATGTAATACCATTGGATGGGGTTCCTAAAAGTAGGAAAAAACAGTTTTATCAAATGATAAATTCAATGATATATTGCTGCTTTAATTTTCAGAGACTGCCAGAACATAAAAGTAAGGGGATTTTTTACTTGACAAAGTTGGCATTAGGCATTATTCGAACCGATAAAATGAGATATATATTATGGCATAATGCGGAAAAAAGAATGGCAAAATATTTACCATCGACATGTAATTACGTTGCTTCATTGGGTGAGGGAATGACGATTATGCGACAACATTTCAAAAAAGAATGGATGGAAAATATAATATATATGGAATTTGAAGGGTATAGGATGCCAGTTCCATCGGGGTATAATGAATTTCTGACTATTTCATATGGAAATTATATGGAGCTTCCTCCGGTAGAAGAGAGAGTTCTGCGTCATAATATTCTATTTATGGATTTAAATACCTCATATAAGAAATATAGAGGTTATAAATACTACCTAAATAAAAATAAATCTTAA
- a CDS encoding aminotransferase class V-fold PLP-dependent enzyme: MLNFTVGPVMMNSAILNIGANQVPYFRTQDFSKLMMENEKMMLRAIEANESSRVIFLTSSGTGAMEASVKNLFTGQDKVLVVNGGGFGARFKAICDMHGIPADSIILEHGHALSEEDLYPYEGKKYTAFLVNANETSTGVLYDMEMISEFCKRNNLFLLVDAISTFLADPYHMKKWGVNATVISSQKALAIPAGMAFVVVDEKAQERISRIKLKEMYFNFKDYLSNGKRGQTPYTPAVGTLYQLNKRLEMVLEEGVEKQCQKTAEIANLFRQKIKGLPFEISSENCSNALTPLRLKGKMMATELINYLADTYDIYINPCSGEEKETHIRVGHIGEISDEQMNVLIDAFYDMNRKGVL; this comes from the coding sequence ATGCTGAATTTTACAGTTGGACCGGTTATGATGAATAGCGCGATTTTAAATATTGGAGCTAACCAGGTTCCATATTTTAGAACACAGGATTTTTCAAAATTAATGATGGAAAATGAAAAAATGATGTTGAGAGCGATTGAAGCAAATGAAAGTTCACGAGTGATTTTTTTAACATCGTCAGGAACAGGGGCAATGGAAGCTTCAGTAAAAAATCTTTTTACTGGCCAAGATAAAGTTTTAGTTGTTAACGGAGGTGGATTTGGTGCAAGATTTAAGGCTATTTGTGATATGCATGGAATTCCTGCGGATTCCATTATTCTAGAACATGGGCACGCACTGTCTGAGGAAGATTTGTACCCATATGAAGGAAAGAAATACACAGCATTTCTCGTAAATGCAAATGAAACTTCAACAGGTGTTTTGTACGATATGGAGATGATTTCTGAATTTTGCAAAAGAAATAATTTGTTTTTGCTGGTTGATGCTATCAGCACTTTTCTTGCAGATCCTTACCATATGAAAAAGTGGGGGGTAAATGCAACGGTTATAAGTTCACAGAAGGCATTAGCAATTCCGGCAGGGATGGCTTTTGTGGTTGTGGATGAAAAAGCACAGGAGAGAATTTCCAGAATTAAGTTGAAAGAGATGTACTTTAACTTTAAAGACTATCTTTCAAATGGAAAGCGTGGACAAACACCATATACCCCTGCAGTCGGTACGCTATATCAGTTAAATAAAAGACTGGAAATGGTTTTAGAAGAGGGAGTTGAAAAACAGTGTCAGAAGACGGCTGAAATTGCTAATCTGTTTCGTCAAAAAATAAAAGGACTTCCATTTGAGATCTCCTCCGAGAATTGCTCCAACGCCCTTACACCACTGAGGTTGAAGGGAAAAATGATGGCGACAGAGTTAATTAATTATCTGGCAGATACCTATGATATTTATATAAATCCTTGCAGTGGAGAAGAGAAGGAAACTCATATAAGAGTAGGGCATATTGGTGAAATAAGTGATGAACAAATGAATGTTTTAATTGATGCATTTTATGACATGAATAGAAAAGGGGTATTATAG
- a CDS encoding transcription termination/antitermination NusG family protein, producing the protein MSWYVLQCRTGREDTIIRSCRQHISQDALDDAFTFRCERLWRSDGVWKLVEKELFPGYVFLESSRPDKLSEELEAYRTILRVMEEPGYLISVYEEEEWYLRKLCGEHHYLRMSYGYKDQEKGTSYITEGPLKGLENQIVKFDWHRRFAQVEIPVSRKKVVVWAGIGIDEKILEDTSGGRQGMRQEGVKVLVS; encoded by the coding sequence ATGAGCTGGTACGTATTACAGTGTAGAACAGGCCGGGAAGATACGATAATCCGTTCCTGCAGACAGCATATTTCACAGGATGCCCTCGATGACGCGTTTACATTCCGCTGTGAGAGGCTCTGGCGCTCGGATGGTGTCTGGAAACTGGTGGAGAAAGAATTGTTTCCCGGATATGTATTCCTTGAGAGCAGCAGGCCGGATAAACTTTCGGAGGAACTGGAAGCTTATCGTACGATACTGAGAGTGATGGAAGAACCGGGATATCTGATTTCTGTGTATGAGGAGGAAGAATGGTATCTGAGGAAGCTTTGCGGCGAACATCATTATCTTAGAATGTCCTATGGCTATAAGGACCAGGAAAAAGGCACTTCCTATATTACGGAAGGTCCCTTAAAGGGACTTGAAAATCAGATTGTAAAGTTTGACTGGCACCGCCGCTTTGCCCAGGTGGAAATTCCGGTATCACGGAAAAAGGTTGTCGTCTGGGCCGGGATTGGAATTGATGAGAAAATCCTGGAAGACACGAGTGGTGGAAGACAGGGAATGAGACAAGAGGGAGTAAAGGTTCTTGTTTCATAA